A window from Opitutia bacterium ISCC 52 encodes these proteins:
- a CDS encoding HAD family hydrolase encodes MQSNLFKELNSPLEPIPTELEAKLPRLKDTRAVIFDIYGTLVISGTGDISIAEKVDREEVLRSFLNATGSKIPLDFSVSDAFYGVIKEDREVSKARGALYPEVDILEIWKRLITKLRRNPPDEETLKFMAIRFECAVNPVWPMPGLESVLQSIHKKELLLGIVSNAQFYTPIMLQSFTGRALEDLGFEDDLSVWSFKEHLGKPSVELFEKLKQSLSSRGIRPDQALYVGNDMLNDIWTANQAGLMTALFAGDERSLRLRETDDRCQGLEPDVILTELTQLTQIL; translated from the coding sequence ATGCAAAGCAATCTATTTAAAGAGCTGAACTCACCGTTGGAACCCATCCCGACGGAGTTAGAGGCCAAGCTCCCACGATTAAAAGATACTCGAGCCGTTATTTTCGATATTTATGGAACCCTGGTCATCTCTGGAACTGGAGACATCAGCATCGCTGAGAAAGTGGATCGAGAGGAAGTCCTAAGAAGCTTCTTAAATGCAACCGGCTCGAAGATCCCACTCGACTTTTCAGTGAGCGACGCTTTCTACGGCGTAATTAAGGAGGACCGCGAAGTTTCCAAGGCTAGAGGTGCTCTTTATCCTGAAGTCGACATCCTTGAGATTTGGAAGCGACTCATAACAAAGCTACGACGAAATCCTCCGGATGAAGAAACGCTGAAGTTCATGGCCATCCGATTCGAATGCGCGGTAAACCCGGTGTGGCCAATGCCTGGCTTAGAATCGGTTCTCCAGTCCATTCATAAAAAAGAGTTACTCCTAGGAATTGTTTCGAATGCTCAATTTTACACGCCCATCATGTTGCAAAGTTTTACGGGCAGGGCACTTGAAGATCTTGGATTTGAGGACGACCTCTCCGTTTGGTCTTTTAAGGAACATTTGGGGAAACCATCAGTTGAACTGTTTGAAAAGCTCAAGCAATCTCTAAGCTCACGAGGGATTCGACCGGACCAGGCACTCTACGTGGGCAATGACATGCTCAATGATATCTGGACGGCCAATCAAGCTGGATTAATGACCGCATTGTTTGCTGGTGATGAACGATCCCTGCGTCTCCGTGAAACAGACGACCGATGCCAAGGCCTAGAACCGGATGTGATTCTGACAGAGCTAACACAGCTCACTCAGATCCTTTAG
- a CDS encoding anaerobic sulfatase maturase: MTKPIGAICNLDCSYCFYLEKDQLFKPGDSRKMQPDVLETYIRDYIQSQPNDFVSFAWQGGEPTLLGVDYFRQVVEFQNKFANGKKIENAFQTNGTLLDDEWCQFFKQNDFLIGLSIDGPRDVHDAYRITKKRRPTFDDVMKGIRCLQKNNVRFNTLTCVNRKNMKSGKEVYQFLKSIGSDFLQFIPIVERQPGKEEEEIGFWLAEPPSDTMEEEDDLPVTPWSVRPQYYGQFLCDIFDEWIKEDVGKVYVQMFDTVLGKWLGVPGGLCIFSETCGSAMAIEHTGDVYSCDHYVYDKHKVGNIMEQSLGEIVESPKQKKFGDDKRDALPKMCRECEYKFACNGGCPKQRFMKTPEGEAGLNYLCQGYMKFYEHSKGAMQAMAHLYRMGRPPAEIMNMRQKK, translated from the coding sequence ATGACCAAGCCCATCGGGGCTATTTGCAACCTGGATTGCTCCTATTGCTTTTACTTGGAGAAAGACCAACTGTTTAAGCCCGGTGACTCTCGTAAGATGCAGCCCGATGTGTTGGAAACTTACATCCGCGACTACATCCAATCTCAGCCCAATGATTTTGTATCATTTGCGTGGCAGGGTGGGGAACCCACACTGCTCGGTGTCGACTACTTCCGTCAGGTAGTGGAGTTTCAGAATAAGTTTGCCAACGGGAAAAAGATTGAGAATGCCTTCCAAACCAATGGTACCTTGCTCGACGATGAATGGTGTCAGTTCTTTAAGCAGAACGATTTCCTGATTGGACTTAGTATAGACGGTCCTCGAGATGTTCACGATGCCTATCGGATCACGAAGAAACGTCGACCCACCTTCGACGACGTGATGAAGGGGATTCGTTGTCTGCAGAAAAACAACGTGCGCTTTAACACGCTGACCTGTGTAAACCGTAAGAATATGAAGTCGGGTAAGGAGGTCTACCAGTTCCTTAAGTCGATTGGCTCCGATTTCTTACAGTTTATTCCCATTGTGGAACGGCAGCCAGGCAAGGAAGAGGAGGAAATCGGATTTTGGTTGGCTGAGCCTCCCTCGGATACGATGGAGGAAGAGGATGATCTTCCAGTTACTCCTTGGAGTGTTCGACCCCAATACTATGGGCAGTTCCTCTGCGACATTTTTGATGAATGGATCAAGGAAGACGTAGGGAAGGTTTACGTGCAGATGTTTGATACTGTGCTTGGTAAGTGGCTAGGAGTTCCCGGTGGGCTTTGTATTTTCAGCGAAACTTGCGGCTCTGCCATGGCGATTGAGCACACTGGAGACGTGTATTCATGTGATCATTACGTCTACGATAAACACAAAGTGGGCAATATCATGGAGCAGTCGCTGGGTGAAATTGTCGAATCTCCCAAGCAAAAGAAGTTTGGAGATGATAAGCGTGATGCGCTTCCCAAAATGTGTCGGGAGTGTGAATACAAGTTTGCCTGTAATGGGGGCTGCCCCAAACAACGTTTTATGAAAACGCCTGAGGGTGAAGCAGGGCTAAACTACCTTTGTCAGGGGTATATGAAGTTCTATGAGCACAGTAAGGGAGCGATGCAGGCCATGGCGCACCTTTACCGCATGGGTCGTCCGCCTGCTGAGATTATGAATATGCGCCAAAAGAAGTAG
- the trmD gene encoding tRNA (guanosine(37)-N1)-methyltransferase TrmD has translation MDAALEIDLLTLFPGMATGYLEESMLGRAQKHGLLSVNVHDIRKWAEGKHKVTDDRPFGGGAGMVMKPEPLFGVIESVKREETQVIYMAPDGEKLTQPLAKELSQAKHLVFLSGHYEGIDQRVRDCLVDREVSIGDYVITNGTIAACVVIDALARYIPGVLGEEKSLTQDSFTASLLTFPQFTRPAEFRGMRVPEVLLSGNHAEIDAWRLAQRKENTKSKRPDIISPDPEDESSH, from the coding sequence ATGGACGCAGCGCTCGAAATTGATTTACTGACGCTGTTTCCAGGAATGGCTACAGGCTATCTCGAAGAGAGTATGCTTGGTCGCGCCCAAAAGCATGGTTTGCTGTCGGTCAATGTACACGACATTCGCAAATGGGCTGAAGGGAAGCACAAGGTCACCGATGATCGTCCGTTTGGTGGTGGAGCTGGTATGGTAATGAAGCCTGAGCCACTCTTCGGAGTCATTGAATCGGTAAAGAGGGAAGAGACACAGGTTATATACATGGCGCCCGATGGTGAAAAACTCACCCAACCCTTGGCCAAGGAATTGAGCCAGGCTAAGCACCTGGTTTTTCTAAGTGGCCACTATGAAGGAATCGACCAACGAGTGCGTGATTGTTTAGTCGATCGAGAGGTCAGTATTGGCGATTATGTAATCACAAATGGCACCATTGCAGCCTGTGTTGTAATCGACGCTTTAGCCCGCTATATTCCGGGTGTTTTAGGAGAAGAAAAATCATTGACGCAAGATTCCTTCACAGCCAGTCTCCTCACCTTTCCTCAATTTACGCGCCCTGCGGAGTTCCGTGGGATGCGAGTCCCAGAGGTTTTACTCTCCGGAAATCACGCGGAAATTGACGCCTGGCGACTCGCCCAGCGAAAGGAAAATACTAAGTCAAAAAGACCCGATATAATTTCACCCGATCCAGAAGATGAATCTAGTCATTAA
- the rplS gene encoding 50S ribosomal protein L19, producing MNLVINEITKDAIRTDLTNFKVGDGVRVHLKIQEAGKERIQVFGGIVIARKGSGVHETFTVRRISFGEGVEKVFPVNAPTIDKIEVDRESITRRARLYYIRDRIGKEATKVKERRLMEGRR from the coding sequence ATGAATCTAGTCATTAACGAAATCACCAAAGACGCAATCCGCACTGACCTCACCAATTTTAAGGTAGGCGATGGTGTGCGTGTGCACCTCAAAATTCAGGAAGCAGGAAAAGAGCGTATCCAGGTATTTGGCGGAATCGTCATTGCTCGCAAGGGTAGTGGAGTCCACGAGACCTTTACTGTACGCCGTATCTCCTTCGGTGAAGGTGTTGAGAAGGTATTCCCTGTGAATGCTCCCACCATCGACAAGATCGAAGTCGACCGCGAAAGTATCACTCGCCGTGCTCGCCTCTATTATATCCGTGATCGGATTGGCAAGGAAGCGACCAAGGTGAAAGAGCGCCGCCTCATGGAAGGTCGCCGCTAA
- the rpsP gene encoding 30S ribosomal protein S16 → MALRIKLARGGSAHNPVYRIVVGEARTKRDGKFVEWIGTYSPKAARGQLKVKLDRVDYWVGVGAKPTDTVRSLINKARRTPAEELDAPEAKEETPAPVVEETPAAEEAPAAEEAPAAEEAAPVEEAPAEEVAEAEEAPAAEAEEAPVAEEEAPAAEEEAEKAPEAAAEEEAPAEESDDEEEKKKDV, encoded by the coding sequence ATGGCACTTCGCATAAAACTAGCCCGTGGCGGCTCTGCCCACAACCCTGTCTACCGCATCGTGGTAGGGGAAGCGCGCACCAAGCGTGATGGCAAATTTGTAGAGTGGATTGGAACCTATTCACCTAAAGCGGCCCGCGGCCAGTTGAAAGTTAAGCTGGATCGTGTGGATTATTGGGTGGGCGTTGGTGCAAAACCAACGGATACCGTTCGCTCTCTTATTAATAAAGCACGTCGTACTCCGGCAGAAGAATTGGACGCTCCTGAAGCAAAAGAAGAAACTCCAGCTCCAGTAGTCGAAGAGACTCCTGCTGCTGAAGAAGCCCCTGCTGCTGAAGAAGCACCCGCCGCTGAAGAAGCTGCACCGGTAGAAGAAGCACCAGCTGAAGAAGTAGCCGAAGCCGAAGAAGCTCCTGCTGCTGAAGCTGAAGAGGCTCCTGTTGCGGAGGAAGAAGCTCCTGCTGCTGAAGAGGAAGCCGAAAAGGCACCCGAGGCCGCTGCTGAAGAAGAAGCACCTGCTGAAGAATCCGACGACGAGGAAGAAAAGAAAAAGGACGTCTAA